The nucleotide sequence TGGTGTTCCGTAAATAGTAATTTTTCCGCCGGCAAGAACCTGCGCGTCTAAATAATCGGTGGCAGTTACTTTGGCAATACTGCCCGAATTTACTTTTACGGTGTTGCGAGCGGTCTTTAATTCGTTCGCTGTTATTTGTCCGCCCGATGAAGCCGAAAGTTTAACCGATTTGGAAGCCGAACCTTTTAAATTTAGCTTTGCACCTGTGTTGGCATTAGCGTTTAGTGTTTCGGTTTCCAGATTTAATTTTATGGTAGATCCCAGATTAGCACTTAGTTCAATAGCGGGTTGTTTTATAGCGGCATCGCTAAAAATATACGAACCACCTTGTGCATCGACTTCTTTTAAATTATTGAAATAAACCTGAATGGTAACCGAATATTCGTTTTCTGAAACCAATTCTTTTAAGGTGTTTTTTAAAACCAACCGACCATTTTTGTTGACAATATTTACTGCGTCTTCCTGACTTTCCTTTACAACAATTTTGTTTTCTGTTGATGGAATCAGTTCAATTTTAATGCGGTTGCTTGCTTTTAACGAGGTGAAATCGCCCACGTTTTTATCAACCTGGGCATTTGTTATTGTTTGTAATCCTATTAAAAGGGCTGTTGTAAAAAAATGCTTTTTCATTATTCATTTACTTTTTTAATAAACGTAAAATCTAACTGCTTTTTAACTAAATCGGCATTTTTAACCTTCACAATAATTTCATCGCCCAACTGTAACAGTTTTTTGGTAACCTCGCCCACTAAAGCGTATTGTTTTTCGTCAAAGGTGTAATAATCGTCTTTAATTTCACGGATACGCACCATTCCTTCACATTTGTTCTCTACAATTTCAACATAAATTCCCCATTCGGTAACGCCGGAAATCACACCTAAAAATTCTTCGTCTTTATGATCTTGCATAAACTTAACCTGCATATATTTTATGCTGTCGCGTTCTGCATTGGCAGCCAGATTTTCCATTTGCGAACAATGCACACATTTTTGTTCGTACACTTCTTCATCTGCCGATTTTGCTCCGTCTAAATAACTTTGCAACAGTCTGTGTGCCATAACATCGGGGTATCGACGAATAGGTGAGGTAAAGTGCGAATAATAATCGAATGCCAAACCGTAATGACCAATGTTTTCGGTTGAATACGCAGCTTTGCTCATACTGCGAATGGCTAAAGTATCAACCAGATTCTGTTCTTTTTTACCCTGAACATTGCTTAACAACTGATTTAACGATTGAGAAATGGTATTTTTTGATTTAAAATTTAATCCGTAACCAAATTTTGAAATAACCGATTGCAGATTGAATAATTTATCCTGATCCGGTTCATCGTGCACACGGTAAATAAAGGTTTTCTTTTGCTTGCCGATAAATTCTGAAACTTTGCGGTTTGCCAGCAACATAAATTCTTCAATTAAATGATTGGCATCTTTTGAAACCTTGAAATAAACGCCCGTTGGTTCATCGTTTTCATCTAAATGGAATTTTACTTCAACCTTATCAAACGAAATTGCACCGGCAGCCATACGTTTTGCTCGCAGTTTTTTAGCCAGATCGTCCATTGTTAAAATAGCGTCAACAATAGGTTTTTCTATGGTTTGAATTTCGTTGGTTAACGAAATATCTGCCGGAATTTTGTTTCCTTTGGTTTCAATAATAACCTGCGCTTCTTCGTAAGCCATTCGTTTATCGGAATACGTAACGGTTCTTCCAAACCAAGAATTCACAATTTCGGCTTTTTTGTTCAGTTCGAAAACGGCAGAAAATGTATATTTTTCTTCATTTGGTCGTAACGAACACGCAAAGTTCGATAATACTTCGGGAAGCATCGGCACCACACGATCAACCAAATAGATAGATGTAGCACGGTTATAAGCTTCTTCGTCTAAAACAGTTCCTTCCTGCAAATAATGAGAAACATCGGCAATGTGGACCCCTATTTCGTAATTTCCGTTTTCTAAAACCTGAAACGATAAGGCATCATCAAAATCTTTAGCATCACGCGGATCAATCGTAAACGTCAACACATCGCGCATATCTCTGCGTTTTGCAATTTCTTCTTCGGTGATCGATGTATCTAATTTTTGCGCAAACGCTTCAACTTCCACAGGAAAATCGGTAGGTAAACCATATTCTGCCAAAATAGCGTGCATTTCGGTATTGTGTTCGCCCGGTTTTCCTAAAACTTTAATAACCTGTCCGTACGGATTGTTTGCTTTTTCGGGCCAATCGGTCATTTTAACTAAAACAACATCGCCGTTTTCGGCATCGCCAAATTTTTCCTTCGGAATAAACAAATCCACATACATTTTAGGGTTTGCCGAAACAACGAAAGCAAACGTGCCGTTGATCTGAATTACACCTACAAACTCATCACGTTTACGTTCTAAAATTTCAATAACTTCGGCTTCGGGCTTTTTGCCTTTTCGCTTGTTGTACACGTAAACTTTTACCTTATCGCCGTGTAACGCCTTGTTTAGATTGTTGGTTGGAATAAACGGATCTTCATCGAATTCCGGACTAACAAAATAGGCTGCTTTGCGGGCAGTCATATCAATTGTTCCTTCAAAATAGCTTGATTGTTCCACAATACGGAACTTTCCGCGATCTACTTCTTCTATCTTTTGAGTAGAAACCAAATATTTTAATTCTTTAATAATTTCGTTTCGTCCTTTGGTATCGATAACTTCTAAAACAGCGGCCATTTGTTTGTAGTTAAAAACTTTAGAGCTGTTTTGAGATAGCAATTTTAAAATTTTTCCGGAATAATCTTTACCCGTTTTTTTATTGAATCGTCTAATTTTCTTTGTCATATATAAATTGTTTAAGCATATAGCTCAAATACTTATTAAAGGTATAAAAATATTAAAGTGTAAATGTAAATTTTGTCTTAAATAATAATTTTGGTTATTGGGATCTAAAATATAATCTTTCAATAATTCAAAATAATTACCTTTGCACAAACAATACAACTAAACGATATGAAAATTGCAATAGGAAACGATCACGCAGGTCCGGAATACAAAAAAGCGTTGGTACAAATGCTTCAGGAGAAAGGAATTGAAGTGGTTAATTACGGAACCGATACGTTTGATTCTGTTGATTACCCTGATTTCGGACACAAAGTAGCACAAGATGTTGAAGACAATAATGTTGATTTTGGAATTGTAATCTGCGGTTCGGGTAACGGAATTGCCATGAGTGCAAACAAACATCAGGGAGTACGTTGTGCACTGTGTTGGACAAAAGAAATTGCCGTTTTGGCTCGCCAACATAACAACGCAAACGTAATTTCAATCCCTGCTCGCTTTACGGCTATTCCGCAAGTTTTAGAAATGGTCGATGCTTTTTTAACTACCGAATTT is from Flavobacterium dauae and encodes:
- the rnr gene encoding ribonuclease R, which gives rise to MTKKIRRFNKKTGKDYSGKILKLLSQNSSKVFNYKQMAAVLEVIDTKGRNEIIKELKYLVSTQKIEEVDRGKFRIVEQSSYFEGTIDMTARKAAYFVSPEFDEDPFIPTNNLNKALHGDKVKVYVYNKRKGKKPEAEVIEILERKRDEFVGVIQINGTFAFVVSANPKMYVDLFIPKEKFGDAENGDVVLVKMTDWPEKANNPYGQVIKVLGKPGEHNTEMHAILAEYGLPTDFPVEVEAFAQKLDTSITEEEIAKRRDMRDVLTFTIDPRDAKDFDDALSFQVLENGNYEIGVHIADVSHYLQEGTVLDEEAYNRATSIYLVDRVVPMLPEVLSNFACSLRPNEEKYTFSAVFELNKKAEIVNSWFGRTVTYSDKRMAYEEAQVIIETKGNKIPADISLTNEIQTIEKPIVDAILTMDDLAKKLRAKRMAAGAISFDKVEVKFHLDENDEPTGVYFKVSKDANHLIEEFMLLANRKVSEFIGKQKKTFIYRVHDEPDQDKLFNLQSVISKFGYGLNFKSKNTISQSLNQLLSNVQGKKEQNLVDTLAIRSMSKAAYSTENIGHYGLAFDYYSHFTSPIRRYPDVMAHRLLQSYLDGAKSADEEVYEQKCVHCSQMENLAANAERDSIKYMQVKFMQDHKDEEFLGVISGVTEWGIYVEIVENKCEGMVRIREIKDDYYTFDEKQYALVGEVTKKLLQLGDEIIVKVKNADLVKKQLDFTFIKKVNE
- the rpiB gene encoding ribose 5-phosphate isomerase B; translation: MKIAIGNDHAGPEYKKALVQMLQEKGIEVVNYGTDTFDSVDYPDFGHKVAQDVEDNNVDFGIVICGSGNGIAMSANKHQGVRCALCWTKEIAVLARQHNNANVISIPARFTAIPQVLEMVDAFLTTEFEGGRHETRVNKIACS
- a CDS encoding head GIN domain-containing protein — protein: MKKHFFTTALLIGLQTITNAQVDKNVGDFTSLKASNRIKIELIPSTENKIVVKESQEDAVNIVNKNGRLVLKNTLKELVSENEYSVTIQVYFNNLKEVDAQGGSYIFSDAAIKQPAIELSANLGSTIKLNLETETLNANANTGAKLNLKGSASKSVKLSASSGGQITANELKTARNTVKVNSGSIAKVTATDYLDAQVLAGGKITIYGTPKDVKEKVTIGGSIEYVK